In Peromyscus leucopus breed LL Stock unplaced genomic scaffold, UCI_PerLeu_2.1 scaffold_1765, whole genome shotgun sequence, the sequence AgaacctcctccccagcacagccaagtgcagaccatcaaagacacctgcactcaggcccatggttctgatcatcctctatgctgACCTGCTGTGTAAAGCCATGTGGAGCCAGAGAACGGGCTCCCGCagagatcaaaggaaaaagcaagccacAATGCAGAAGtaatgcaatgttagcacacgcctttaatcctatcacttggcgagcaggatctctgtgagttcaaggccacactggaaacacagccatgtgtggtggtgcatgccttaattCCAAatctagttaaccatggagggctgtacaaattgacaggaagtgacagaattGGGcatgaagaggaagtgatgaagctgaacagagagcaaatcagatggcagaacagcaaggcatataggcttgggtagacaggaagtaacttgcatttggaaaaagcagtgttggtgaggtaaggttggctggtggctttctctttccctgatctctctaaggctttcacccctgtattgtatctgtgttttttatttaataagaccatttagaatttatCTACAACAGCTGCTGCTGAATGCCagatctgccaacagcagagaccaacacAGAGCCCCAGATATGTCACCATTCTCCAGGCTGACCAGCCAACAGCTTGGTGAAAGGATGACTGCATTGTCCAATTCCTCTGTGGAATGGACACTTTGTCCTTCCTGGAGAGGATACTTATTCTAGATAATGGACTCCCAGGGTTCCTCCCTTACATACATGACCAGCCCTGCCCCTCCAGTGACAATGATTGGGATAACTTGTGCTGATGATGGTCCACAGATTACCTGCCCTCAGGGATGCCCAGAATGGGGATCTTGGATCCTGattggtattttaattttttattttttttctcttgactgcagtcatgggacatggaggcttcctcctctttttcccatTCCTCCTCTGAGAAATGCCTTTAATATACCCAGATACCAGTAAATTGGGACACGTAACAGCTGATTGAACCCCAATATTTCAAGGGAATTATCTGACTTCTGCCAGTGAACAatcaaatgaaaagagttaccttatTCCCACACTTTTACCTAAGGACTGAACCCTCCCTTTCTGAGTCTTTTTCTCCTGCCCACTTGCATTCCTGAGtaaggaatctctgactctaaaGATCCTTCACCTACTGACTTCTGATCTGTTCTCTGGTACCAGGCAGACCACTAAGCATGGACAGGTATGGAAGCAGGCTAGGGTACATGCTAATAAGTTTACAATTTGAACCCACATTGGATCATAAAACTCCAGATGGCTTTCTAGAGTCGGACTGTCCATCTAATGGGTcatcctatctacttgattaCTGACCTCCTTCTCTACTGAAGACACCTTTCCTGGGCAATTACAGGGAACAAAAGGATCTTCACATTCTTGCTCCTTTGTAGATCTGTGCAAATACTTCCCCAAATGTCTTTCcattatttccttatttcctttttggtttttatttttccttctctcatacAATCCCATCTGGCCACAGaatcctctccctccactccacacacacatactactcctctgtttccctACAGAAAAGCACAGGTCTCTGGGGGTTATGAACTGGACACAACATACTAAGGTGTAATAATAGTAGGCACAacactcatatcaaggctagaggAGCCAacccagaaggaagaaaatgttccCAAGATCAGACAAATATGTCAGAGACTCCTCATACTCACCTTCTTAGGAGTTCCACAAACCACTGaactaaacaaccacagcatgtattcAGAGGATTTAGTACAgaccactgcaggctctctgatTGCCTCTTAGCCTAGGTGTCTGGGAGATGGAATGAGCTCTATTTACATGAATCAGTGGGCTCTGTTCCCCTGATGGCTTTAATTCCTCCTACAATCCTACCTTCCTCTGTTCCTTGATGTTCCCTgatctctgcctaatgtttggctgtggatctcagtatccgctcccatcagctgctggagaaaGCCTAACTGATattgattgggctaggcaccatgCTATGAGTGTAACAGAGTTTCATTAGGTATTTtcacattggtgtgtgtgtgtgtgtgtgtgtgtgtgtgtgtgtgtgtgtgtgtgtttgtgaagtgTGCACAAACTTCCAAAGCTGAGCAGAGCTGGATGGACTAAAATGGCATTCTTCAAACAGAAACACTACTGGAATCAACaaactgattttaaatttttattcattttatattttatttgggtAGGTACTGTCTACAGAGATGGATGTGCCCATGGAGACAAGAGGAGGACTGAACaagggtcctccacaagagcaagaATTGCTTtaaccaactgagtcatctctctagtcccacaaactcactttggagaaacatgtctttattctcttccccttctcttatAACCAAATATTgacctttattttcttcattatgagTGCTTCACAATATTTTCTGCTCAGTCCAATACAGACAAGTTTCTACAAAGAAATCCTGTTGTAATAGTCTTCGGTGAGCAACTAAAATGTATTCCAGTTCATAACTCAtaggagagaaaaatcaaaccaGTACAGTAACATGGTAGTGTATACAACATAGCTCAGCGCTTTCTCTCCCTTAACCTGATGATCACCTCATTTATAGCTGTATTAAagcctgagccaccatgctgaCTTTTCCTAGTTTCACTGGAAATGCTACACACACCCATAGGCTAGCAGGTGTCATTGGTAACAACACTGGCTGCTGCTTCAGGGAGACAATTGTAGGTCACAGCTGACCAGGTCCTAAGATTGCTTCAAGCATTTGAAGGGGGCtccaagaaagggagatgagcAGAAGCCAGATAACTTTGGGCTTCAGCCACTAAATGGGGACTTGAGCCCACCATTGCCTTCCAGCCTGAGGTATCAGATGCCTCAGAAGCATGAGCTGTAATGAAATCCAGTGCCTTGGTATTCAGCTGCCATGAGCTGTGGAGTTCAGCCAGGAAGAGAGTGTAGGCAGCATTCTCCACAGAGAGGTCCCTGAAGAGGGAATCCTCACACATGACCTTCAAACATTCCAGACCATACTTGTCAGCATCTGCCAGCAGAGCATCTGCCATGCTGTCCAGGTCTGGTGCTGTTCCTGTGTAAATGAAGTCCATCATTACCTTGAAGACTTGTGGCTCCAGGTCAGGGATCTCAAAGCGATTCTTTCTGCTCTCCTCCATGTCATGTTCAAACATGGCTCTGAAAACTGGAGAGCGAGCTGCTAAGATGGCCTTGTGAGCCTGGAATTCCTGGCCAGCTACCACCAGGCAACAGTCTGTGAACTGGGAATTCTCCCACAGCTCTCCTGGTTCATCTGCCAATGTGCAGCTTGGAACTTGAATCCCTGGCTTTCTGTTCTGGTCAGAGACACTGAAGGAGTCCTGGATCATGCTCACCATGCAGAGGAGGGTGAGCTGGTCGTCTGGAAGAAGACAAGGCGCATGATACAGGAGGAAATCTCGAAGGATGTACTTTTTGAATCCACAGTCAAGGCCTGGCATGAACTTAAAGGCTTTTGGGCTCCTCATGGTTTCCATTTTGTCTCCTTCAGCATTTATGTTCCTGAAGTGGAACTTTGACTCCTTAGACAACTGAGCAAAACTAGATTAACTGACAGGTAATCTGCACTTACTTCATCAATTCCCTTCAGGTTTACTGCCAAACACCATTTGTCATTGGCTCCTATTGAGAAAGTTTGGCTTCTAAGGCTTCCTAGCCTTTCCTCCACAATAATACGGAAGTTGCTGATGGTCCACATGTAGGAGAAATTCTGAAGCCTGATTTGAGTGTGGTCCCATCTCTGGGCTGTCCATCTCCTGCCATTTCTCCTGGAGGTAGTTTGAAGTTTAAATTGGATCCAAAATGAAGAACTAGCAATTGTTTTCTCTTCACCTTGTGAGACACAATAATAGACATGAAttagattttaagttttttttttcctctagtccTCTTTGATGGGGCTGGAAACTTGGATCTCTGATATTTTCTATATAGATTTCAACACTTGTTTCAGAGAAGACAGTGTAGGCTACTGGGGACTCTTACATCACTCCATTGTTTGTCTAGATTGAATCTTAGGTCTATAGTTAACTGGTTTTGACAATTATACACAGGTGTTGAAAATTTTGGAACATTTGATACACTCATATCAAAAAATGTTGTACtaggttctctagagtaacagaacatACAAAAGGAATCTTTCTGTGTATTAaggaaggggatttattagaatgacttaagGCTGAAGCCCTGCTAATCCCACATTGGCTAGCTGTATAAGAGATAGTAAAAGATTCCAGTACTTACCAAGTCCAGGAAGTTGGGTGGTGTCTACTGGCCTTCAGTGTATCCTAGAGTTCCAAATATTCTCTattgccagtgaagaaatggacttgctgcaaggtgagggcaagcaggcaaatagCAAGAGCTTCCGGCTTCCATGTCCTTTTCAATCTTCCAACAGAGGGTGTGGCCCAATTTAGGGTGTGTCTTctagcctcaagatctggattaaaagtttGTGTCTTCAGGCCTTGTGATCCGGattaaatgtttgtgtgttttttctccAAAGTCTCTGGACCAAAGTCTACTAACATGGTCTGGGAAGAGGTGTCTTCTTTTTCCAGTCAGGGGTCTCAGTGTTCACAAATTGGAGATCAAGATGGAAGAATTCATATATGGTGGTCAAGAAGAAAGGCCAGGCACAAACTTCTAAACGTGGCATGCTTCATTCCATCCAGACTCACAATCtctgggatgtctccatcaactcTCATTGGTGGTCTTCCCACTCCCAAACCCCCAGATAATCCTCATTGGTAACATTTGGCCAGATCCAGTTAAGTGTGTGCTATGAGAAGATTCTAAATGCTTCTCAATTCCACCCTCTGACTGCCAAGATTCAGCTTTTCAATATCTCATAATTTTCATCCTTCACTGGTGAGTTCTGACCTCTTTAAACTTTGAACTTCCAGGCTTACATTGCTGGGCCTTGAGTGTGAGACAGTATTCAGGTTTCCAAAAGGTGCAGAATGATATTCAACTGTTACCAACAATGGGCTTTTGAGGCCGTTCACCTTAGTATGTGATCAGTAAAATGCTCACCATATTTATCATCTCCCTTTAGTTCATCATGTCTTTAGGGACTCACTAAACCTATAGGTTGGGACAATACCTTCAATGATTCAATCAACTCAGCAATTCCCAGCTTACCTCTCCTGAAAGGTCTGGCTCTGATGCTGTTCTTCCCTCATTCCAGGATAAATCAATCAACTGGTTTTGATCTCTGAAAGTTTGGTTCCTCATTTAGGAATCTTTGTTAGGTTGCTATCTAGTAGCCACAGTGACTCTTCTTTATGTGTTTAGGATCAGGGAGCAGGTACTGCAGGGTAGGAGAAGTCTCTCATGAGGCAACAGACTCCTGTCAGGGGCTCAGTATAGGACCTTTTCATACAGTGTCTCATTCCAGGAATGGGACAGGTGGATCTTTTATTTCAGGTAGGTGGTTGTCTGGGGGACCTGTCACAGACAAAGGATTCAGGTCCCCAACAGGAGAAGGCACAGGTCTTATGCAACAGGCGTATCCACACACCAGAGAAAGCCAACGGTCAATACAGCACAAGAAAACTGACAGTAACACATAGAAAGACTTTCAGACAAAcacacaagagagacagagagagagagacagagacaaatagtgagagagagagacagagagacagagagacagagagagagtgtttgAACATGGATTGAAGCCAACAGAAAGTCTTTTTTAGCCAGCTGGAAACCACATGAGGTATTCTGGTTTCTGTTGCAGCAAGTAGCTTTTCTCaggatgagcttttaagcacaaaacccaTATTATGGGTTGAGAAtcttcagttaacaagaagtgTTAGCCACTATGAAAGCCATAATGTTACTGTATTTCAAGCAAGGTTTGAACATTTAGAGAtattcccagaactatggactttggtGGATTAAGCCTTCATTTTAGTTGTGGCAGGGGTTTGCTGTGTTTTATAGAAATGCTGGTTTTTACACCTTGAATAGCACTTCTGTCATAGAGACAGTTGTACTTAGGCATGGGGGCCTGCTAATGCCTGGGCCTTGTTACACAGGTGGTTCTGGCACCATGAGAAtatggtgccctcagaggtcagaagaggctgttggatctCCTGGATAACTGATAACTGGAGTTACCGACTATTGTCAGGTACCCTTGAAAGCAGTAAATTGGATGCCAGTCTTCTGGAAAGGTATCCAGCAACTTTACTGCAGAACCATTACTCTATCCCATCACAGTTACTTTCTTAAAGAGGATGGAACTGCTCTGAAAGACTAGGGTATATTCTAAAGCTTTGGCATCTGAAGAATTTTAGCAGGAATTCAAGAGGTAACCATGATTTCATTTAtacatctttctttcatttttgatggCTTTCCACTCTGCATGTCTGGCACTCTCAGAAGCTATTCTATCAACCAAGTTAGCCTAACACTGGCAGAGTTGAGTCAGCCTCTGCCATCACAGTGAATGGAATCCAGAGAggcagctcatgtaccagggatagattttgatcacactgccaggggaccctcaaacagacccaactATACAACTGGCTTCGTACACAGAGGGCCTAATCTGATCCCATGCATGTTctatagctgttggtctaaagttcctgagtttCTATTAGCTTGGTTCACtagtctctgtagatttccccatcatgatcttgatctccCTTGCAATATAatcactcttccttctctttgactggactcctggtgctcggcttggtgcttggttgtgggtctctgcatctgcattaatcagttactggataaaggctctatgatgacagttggggtattcaccaacctgattacaagggtaggccagttcaggcagcCTCACCATTATTGCttgtagtctaatctggggtcatccttgtgggttcctggtaatttccctagcaccaggattCTCCCCAAGCCATAATAATtctccctctatcaaaatatctctgtCATTTTTGTCTCACTCAGTCCCTCCCCTAGCTCAACAATCCTGTTCTCACATGTTCTCATTTCCCATCACCTATACTCCATTGCCCTCACCTCATCCCCAGTCTACTCCaggggatctcctctgtttcccctgcccaaggtgatccatacatccttcttagggttctccttgtttcctagtttctctggagctgtagatTGTattctgattatcctttgctttaactCTAGTATCCAATTATGAGTGAATGCTTACCAAgcttgtcttcctgagtctgggtcacctcactcagaatgacattttctagttccatccatttgcctgcaaatttcataatgtcattttttttaaaagctgagtaatactccattgtgtatatataccacattttcttaatctgttcttcagttgagggggaTCTAGGTTGCTTCAGGTTCTGgatgttatgaataatgctgctctaagcatagttgagcaaatgttctTGTGATGTAATtgatgtccaagagtggtatcattgggtcttgaggtagatggattcctatttttctaagaaaaatcattactgatttccaaaatgccTGTGCAAGattgcactctcaccaacagtggaggagtgtttcctttgttccacatcctctacaAAATAAGTTGTCatctgtgttttttatcttagccattctgacaagtgttaaatggtatctcagagtcattttgatttgcatttccctgatgactaaagatgctgagcaattccttaaatatctttcagccatttgggattcttctgttgagaatactctgtttagctctgtagctcattttttaattggattgtttgatattttgctatctagttttttgagttctttatatattttagagatcagccctctgttagatggGGGGggttccaattctgtaggctgtcattttgtcttatttactgtgtcctttgccttacagaagcttctcagtttcaagaggtcccatttattaattgttgctctcagtgtctgtgctactggggttaaatttaggaagtggtctcctgtccCAATGCTTTCtagaatacttcctactttctcctctatcaggttcagtgtagctgaatttatgttgaggtcttccatccatttggatttgagttttgttcatgttgatatatatggatctatttgcaatgttcaacatgttgatatccagttatgccagcaccattttttgaagatgctttctcttttacattgtacagttttgacttctttgtcaaaaaacaggtgttcataagtgtgtggattgaTTTAAGGTCTTCACTTTGATTCTTTTAGTTCACATGTGGGTTTTTATGCGAATaccaaattgtttttattactctagttctatagtagagcttgtggtcagggatcatgatgcctccagaggttgctttattgtcaAGGATTGGTTCAGATATCCTAGGTTTACTGTTTTTCCATATCAAGCTCAGTATTGTTCTTTTGTGGTTTGTGAAGAATTGActtggtattttgatgaggattgcatgaATTTGTAGACTGATTTTGAAaaggttgccatttttactatgttgattctacctatccatgaacatggcagatctttccattttctgatatcttcttcaattcctttcttcaagaacttaaagttcttgtcatacaggtcttttacttgcttggttaaagttaccccaaggtattttgtatGCCCTGGCCCTCTGTTTGGGTAGCTGTtgcttgcttgctgaccttgaccttgatgtcctccctatgctaattccctgccagtttccaccctcctgaatgcttaagggaagttccttgtttgtgtatcctgcatattgtgctttaacagcttagatgcaagattgtaaacatcagtagctAACTTCtgcctctggggttctcccattgtgctgtaagcctgtatttgaGTTTCCTCCTATTTCAATAATGCATTCGCATTCTGCTGAGGCTAATGACctcctgtcttttgtctctgttttttgatccacagccccttgctcagacatggtgaatgggtggtggtagctcGGGAGTTATTGCTACAAATGGAGGCTTACcaaaggatgtaaagaatcattgtcttcatgcttttgcttatatgGGAGTACCAAAGTGCATAAAGGCTGACAATGGTCCTGTCTACAGCAgtatgggattttcaaaattctgccaagatttttctatccTTAATAAGAGTGATATTCCTTATAATCttcaaggacaggctatagtagaatgCTGCCATCttaccttaaaaacatatattgctaaagtaaaaaggggggagttaGGAGCTaatctctcctctccactttctcttctttcccttgttttaaattttttattggggGATTCTGCTTGAaatatctgctgcagataagcactggagggcttcTATTGCTAAtaatcctctggtgcgatggaaggATCGTTCTACTGGCACTTAGAGGGGACCCGAtccagtgttggtgtgggcccagggttctgtttgtgtctttccacaggacaatgaggttcctttTTGGGTTCCTGAGCGCTGTGCAAGTCCTGTGGCTGCTGccgaatcccaacatggcagagacctattggaccttcatgaaaaactctccccttctgatgccaatggggattcagagcccaatacggccagccttggcaagcattaacataagcctaggaactgtagtcATGCAGTCCAATTCTCCAGAAGGTAAAGTATGGTAACTGCTCTTTCAAGGATGTTTGAGAACGTGTCatccagacaccttggagattaaggataaccctgaaggtcactgacctccatttgttaacagtagcatgccagctaagccttttcacattttgcaaccttcttcaagctggtgtagtacctacttttcagaaatagctctgtgcaacatttactggcctcctgaaattcatctagcctcctTTGaatataccttaaaatttgtgagcctgaatgtagccattatgagaccattagttctgcttcTTGTGTGCTGTCTGTTTTATtcttatggttcttagttgttcttttgcagagctgccagcttaagtcatctgggatcaagaaaaatgggccttggtggtttgtgttcctggagctgtgtccatgccaTTGGGCTCTTGCAGTAAGACACAGATGGTGCTTACACATGCTCTAGAAGAGAAATTGACATctctgctgccattgttgctgttatagcagtggcggccactgctgctactatttctgggattgccatttcataattggttactacagctagcacaatggagactctggcagcaaaagtagctaccacagttaattactctttcattctattgagcatgataaatttaattcagtagctATATACATTTCGAATGTGTTTGaatgttataaaattataaaactcaagttcattccatttgcttttgggataccatcttataaggactccaatttgcagtaaggcttaAGGAGCCTTAagccaatttgcagtaaggcttaAGGAGccttaaggaagggaatggctcaattgcctttagcctactggctatgggtgggcaAGGACTTCTATTGTTCTCTTC encodes:
- the LOC114689419 gene encoding LOW QUALITY PROTEIN: speckle-type POZ protein-like (The sequence of the model RefSeq protein was modified relative to this genomic sequence to represent the inferred CDS: inserted 1 base in 1 codon), whose protein sequence is EEKTIASSSFWIQFKLQTTSRRNGRRWTAQRWDHTQIRLQNFSYMWTISNFRIIVEERLGSLRSQTFSIGANDKWCLAVNLKGIDEVSADYLSVNLVLLSCLRSXKFHFRNINAEGDKMETMRSPKAFKFMPGLDCGFKKYILRDFLLYHAPCLLPDDQLTLLCMVSMIQDSFSVSDQNRKPGIQVPSCTLADEPGELWENSQFTDCCLVVAGQEFQAHKAILAARSPVFRAMFEHDMEESRKNRFEIPDLEPQVFKVMMDFIYTGTAPDLDSMADALLADADKYGLECLKVMCEDSLFRDLSVENAAYTLFLAELHSSWQLNTKALDFITAHASEASDTSGWKAMVGSSPHLVAEAQSYLASAHLPFLEPPSNA